The Bacteroidota bacterium genome has a segment encoding these proteins:
- a CDS encoding HipA domain-containing protein, protein MSRLQAEALLNTSGFPVRSAKTIPPLRDRYYRIVDQPIGGDAPKAFVRVYEHEPGRVRRGKPQSWPLYIAKVGHKWYPNESITEHFLTRLGQRLGLRMADSRLMNVHGQIRFFSRYFLKPNQSLVHGAQIFAGYLEDDAFVEEVEQADASREVFTFQFVVEAVRSVFPDEAETILDAFVRMLAFDAVVGNMDRHYYNWGVVTHALGAHPPYFAPIYDSARALFWNDSESKLIHRWEHASSDDERNRYLRKYVKKSQPKTGWDGEKNLNHFKLIRSIRDAYPALRGVLKDLYQPQLLEDLPVLLDGEFLHLFSPMRKRLIRACLERRLERYGDSIQST, encoded by the coding sequence ATGAGCCGCCTCCAAGCGGAGGCGCTCCTCAACACCTCCGGCTTTCCCGTCCGCAGTGCGAAGACCATCCCACCGCTCCGGGATCGCTACTACCGGATCGTAGACCAGCCCATCGGAGGAGATGCACCGAAGGCCTTCGTGCGTGTGTACGAGCACGAGCCTGGCCGTGTGCGCCGAGGCAAGCCACAGTCGTGGCCGCTCTACATCGCCAAAGTGGGGCACAAGTGGTACCCCAACGAGTCGATCACCGAGCACTTCCTCACGCGTCTCGGTCAGCGCCTAGGTCTTCGCATGGCCGACTCGCGGCTCATGAACGTGCACGGGCAGATCCGCTTCTTCAGCCGCTACTTCCTCAAGCCGAACCAAAGCCTCGTGCACGGTGCGCAGATCTTCGCGGGCTACCTCGAAGACGATGCGTTCGTCGAGGAAGTTGAGCAGGCCGACGCCTCCCGCGAGGTGTTCACCTTCCAGTTCGTAGTTGAGGCCGTCCGGTCTGTCTTTCCCGACGAGGCTGAGACGATCCTCGATGCATTCGTGCGGATGCTCGCCTTCGACGCCGTCGTGGGCAATATGGACCGGCATTACTACAACTGGGGGGTCGTCACGCACGCCCTCGGCGCGCATCCGCCCTACTTCGCGCCCATCTACGACAGCGCCCGTGCGCTCTTCTGGAACGACTCCGAGAGCAAGCTCATCCATCGTTGGGAGCACGCCTCCAGCGACGATGAGCGCAACCGCTACCTCCGTAAGTACGTTAAAAAGTCGCAGCCGAAGACAGGCTGGGACGGCGAAAAGAACCTCAACCACTTCAAGTTGATACGGTCGATCCGTGACGCCTATCCCGCCTTGCGCGGCGTATTAAAGGATCTTTACCAGCCTCAATTGCTTGAAGATCTCCCTGTTTTGCTCGACGGTGAGTTCCTGCACCTCTTCAGCCCGATGCGGAAACGCCTCATTCGGGCCTGCCTGGAACGACGTTTGGAGCGATACGGCGACTCCATCCAATCAACCTAG